One segment of Tetrapisispora phaffii CBS 4417 chromosome 1, complete genome DNA contains the following:
- the TMT1 gene encoding trans-aconitate 3-methyltransferase (similar to Saccharomyces cerevisiae TMT1 (YER175C); ancestral locus Anc_8.241) — translation MSQFSSPSYAASRYDANRPECPRTVLNKVVDYYKIAAKVNGTGSLLVDVGCGSGNSTRLLYSHMGSLGGSPLIDRFVGCDVSQKMISFAKASVREMGLDSSLSFDVIDYLELQNRFDANSVEILTCMESVHWFTDIESFWGQCHRILKDKVGVLAVWGYVDPVILEYPRLDAIFEDLTYGNNKLGNDWSQPGRTFLKNLLKDIKIDNQSFTDIEENVITVDQIRKAENLETLGYVLKRKMKLQDLKDYFKTYSSYHSWKLRNSEGISDIIDQAFELILKQENTLTMDAEVTVIWNSTYKLARKY, via the coding sequence ATGTCACAGTTCTCTTCTCCTAGCTATGCTGCAAGTAGGTACGATGCTAATAGACCGGAGTGTCCCCGGACGGTTCTAAACAAGGTGGTTGACTACTATAAGATAGCCGCCAAGGTCAATGGTACGGGGTCTTTGTTGGTGGATGTTGGATGTGGGTCAGGTAATTCTACTAGACTGCTGTACTCTCATATGGGAAGTCTCGGTGGGTCACCGTTGATCGATCGTTTTGTGGGTTGTGATGTCTCGCAGAAAATGATATCGTTTGCAAAGGCAAGTGTAAGAGAGATGGGTCTTGATTCATCATTATCGTTCGATGTTATCGATTATTTAGAGTTGCAAAATAGATTTGATGCAAATTCTGTTGAAATTTTAACATGTATGGAGTCAGTACATTGGTTCACTGACATAGAGTCATTTTGGGGACAATGTCACCGTATACTGAAAGACAAGGTCGGGGTGTTAGCCGTATGGGGTTATGTAGATCCTGTGATTCTTGAATATCCACGCTTAGACGCCATTTTTGAGGATTTGACGTACGGAAATAATAAACTGGGTAACGACTGGTCTCAACCAGGTCGtacttttttaaaaaatcttttaaagGATATCAAGATCGATAACCAATCATTCACagatattgaagaaaatgtcATTACAGTGGATCAAATTAGAAAAGCAGAGAATCTGGAGACATTGGGCTATGTtctgaaaagaaaaatgaaattacaAGATTTAAAAGACTATTTTAAGACTTATAGCAGTTACCATTCTTGGAAGTTAAGGAACTCGGAAGGAATTTCTGATATAATTGATCAAGCATTCGAACttatattaaaacaagaaaataCTTTAACAATGGACGCTGAAGTTACTGTCATTTGGAATTCTACTTATAAATTAGCAAGAAAGTATTAA
- the SPO71 gene encoding Spo71p (similar to Saccharomyces cerevisiae SPO71 (YDR104C); ancestral locus Anc_8.248): protein MKSPSPYEDLDYLKNIGYNKKDILEIINLPKNSYTANRLLYLTPKELSKHEVTTLLGDVPKDIKMNKGFRRNLNISQLFKRKQASINIKYVKQRTVATLNNTTDTGKVHNSKNITFLPTISESESKPLLKKVNVDKDNAINYRRIHSRNNKKLGRYNKNGNKLLNPRIDKISSKNIIDNESQSYFTANNITSEIIGKLEQSNNLVNKRSINSLKTYGESIESLPRDPGSESDYHFNLKSICEFNNHPSSQHVDTRSYIIDKDYLNVLEPKPMSPTKNELDVLLNNENKRKPVFTTSNRHNSSHNVKIVSMSSNKDSEKYVPKFHLKEKVMVIVMASDAYPCHVNEFGDIKPLKTRVLERWKEYLLKVKSTCKNSILDVQFSKTDKNSSIIEEFTSDNSLDDNFCINFSISKPSQIQLYGTLDKTLCIQRNRDNNNEKKKENKFRQDCLYIICFRTRQSALVWYKSIHDYFGVNNICTDVSLYIPSLKITLKINFNELYMQYLRKEEIKNQETLKLMRTKHGYFTIPSPIIKYLNVVIFERLLKNNTSLKDKIWDRKHLPFGLSFKFYDRLEWFPETLSTLLFEKNISKKGFCLEFRKFNDTSSNLTEHRQLNKFINPVPVEGFIINIVDMKNYSSQNVIASLKYLYGVTMDNLLILVPSQKATPPETFNEWRKRTCLKLSEEVYSEHRYSQASSDFNPFPLGASGNISWLKLSVLNYEFEVYDTYAEEGFKRKVYNVVNSESVLLLDDICDIYVCNGEKFNYSKRSLKSLLMCSYRLWGDRNNMKNILASMVILVNKTGKEFKFLAQNPEVAEKWVTHLRLIQDHWKRYTLSRKRSILTLRNRNIQFLNLSETEESNINNTTQKWILNRGISNARIYNIRSFAMLNPILHQGYICQKKNKYSTYDTFFAILIPGFIILFELFTRSISGFSKDEMIKKCKLIIPLKGSYIYSGNITGLDFGQKRQQHNYTNPSESAMPRACSDGWKSHDTELCRTFVLWFSCTNFSASDNICQGYENSFLNNKSSLDKLSQNVYQENIENVNKRSQRMKHSNKSAIFLTKLRQDKDLWVLAIQYELDRLNN, encoded by the coding sequence ATGAAATCACCATCACCATATGAAGACTTGGATTACCTCAAAAATATTGGCTATAATAAAAAGGATATCcttgaaataataaatctacCTAAAAATTCATATACTGCAAATAGATTGTTATACTTAACACCAAAGGAACTCTCTAAACATGAAGTTACAACATTGTTGGGGGACGTTCCCAAAGACATCAAGATGAACAAAGGTTTTAGaagaaatttaaatatctcACAATTGTTTAAAAGGAAGCAGGCttctataaatattaaatacGTTAAACAACGTACCGTTGCAACTTTAAACAATACAACAGATACAGGGAAAGTGCAtaattccaaaaatataacttttttACCAACTATTAGTGAGTCTGAATCAAAGCCATTGTTGAAGAAAGTTAATGTTGACAAAGATAATGCTATTAACTATAGAAGAATTCATTCACGTAATAACAAGAAACTAGGTCGCTATAACAAGAAtggtaataaattattgaatccaagaattgataaaatttcaagcaaaaatataatagataATGAATCACAGTCATATTTTACTGCAAACAATATAACTAGTGAGATAATAGGTAAATTAGAACAATCTAACAATTTGGTAAACAAAAGAAGTATCAACTCTCTCAAAACGTATGGTGAGTCCATTGAAAGTCTTCCAAGAGACCCTGGATCAGAATCAGATTATCATTTCAATCTGAAATCAATTTGTGAGTTCAATAATCATCCCTCTAGTCAGCACGTAGATACAAGATCATATATAATTGACAAAGATTATCTAAATGTTTTGGAACCAAAACCGATGTCACCCACTAAAAATGAACTAGATGTTTTGTTGaacaatgaaaataaaaggAAGCCAGTATTTACAACTTCTAATAGGCATAATTCTTCTCATAATGTTAAAATTGTTTCCATGAGCTCAAATAAAGATTCAGAAAAGTATGTCccaaaatttcatttaaaagaGAAAGTTATGGTCATAGTTATGGCAAGTGACGCATATCCATGTCatgttaatgaatttgGAGATATTAAGCCCTTGAAAACTAGGGTACTAGAGAGATGGAAGGAATATTTACTTAAAGTCAAATCAACTTGTAAAAATAGTATATTAGATGTACAGTTTAGTAAGActgataaaaattcaagTATAATCGAAGAATTTACTTCTGATAATTCCTTAGATGACAACTTTTgcatcaatttttcaatatctaaACCATCACAAATACAGTTATATGGAACTCTTGATAAGACTTTGTGTATTCAGAGAAATAGagacaataataatgagaaaaaaaaagaaaataagtTTCGACAAGATTGtctttatattatttgtttcagGACCAGACAAAGTGCCTTAGTATGGTACAAATCGATACATGATTATTTTGGagtaaataatatatgCACTGACgtttcattatatattccATCACttaaaataacattaaaaataaattttaatgagCTATACATGCAATATTTGAGAAAggaagaaattaaaaatcaaGAGACATTAAAGTTAATGAGAACGAAACATGGATATTTTACAATCCCTTCCcctattattaaatatctAAATGTGGTcatatttgaaagattactaaaaaataatacttctttaaaagataaaatatgGGATAGGAAACATTTACCTTTTGGTTTATCCTTTAAGTTTTATGATAGACTAGAGTGGTTTCCAGAAACACTTTCGACTTTAttgtttgaaaaaaatatttcgaAGAAAGGTTTCTGTCTTGAgtttagaaaatttaatgacACTTCTTCAAATCTTACTGAACACAgacaattgaataaatttattaatccTGTTCCAGTAGAAGGGTTTATAATCAATATCGTTGATATGAAAAATTACTCAAGTCAAAATGTTATCGCGTCGCTAAAATACTTATATGGTGTCACAATggataatttattgattttagTACCATCACAGAAGGCTACTCCTCCTGAGACTTTTAACGAGTGGCGAAAACGAACCTGTCTCAAATTATCAGAAGAAGTTTACTCCGAGCACCGTTATTCACAAGCTTCATCTGATTTTAACCCATTTCCTTTAGGCGCTAGTGGAAATATATCTTGGCTTAAGCTTTCTGTTCTGAATTATGAATTTGAGGTTTATGATACGTATGCAGAAGAAGGATTTAAGAGAAAAGTATACAATGTAGTTAATTCAGAAAGTGTACTCCTATTAGATGATATTTGTGACATATATGTATGCAATGGcgaaaaatttaattattcaaaaaggTCATTAAAATCCTTGTTGATGTGTTCTTATCGTTTATGGGGTGACCGCAATAAcatgaaaaatatacttGCATCAATGGTTATTTTAGTCAATAAAACTGGGAAGGAATTCAAATTTCTTGCCCAAAATCCTGAGGTTGCAGAAAAGTGGGTAACACATTTACGGTTGATTCAAGATCATTGGAAACGCTATACCCTTTCAAGAAAGAGAAGTATACTAACCTTACGGAACAGAAATATCCAATTCTTAAACCTATCAGAAACAGAagaatcaaatataaataatacaacACAGAAATGGATATTAAATCGTGGTATATCCAATGCACgaatttacaatattaGATCATTCGCAATGCTAAATCCAATTTTGCATCAAGGATATATTTGccaaaaaaagaacaaatatTCTACATATGATACGTTTTTTGCCATTTTAATTCCtggttttattattttattcgaattatttacaagaTCTATTTCAGGATTTTCTAAAGATGAGatgattaaaaaatgtaaattaattattcCTTTAAAAGGatcttatatttattcagGTAATATTACTGGTCTTGACTTTGGTCAAAAAAGACAACAGCATAACTACACCAACCCAAGTGAATCTGCAATGCCAAGAGCATGTTCAGATGGGTGGAAGTCTCATGATACTGAACTATGTAGAACGTTTGTACTTTGGTTCAGTTGTACAAACTTTAGTGCCAGTGATAACATATGTCAAGGTTATGAGAATTCtttcttaaataataaatcatccTTGGATAAACTCTCGCAGAATGTATATCAAGAGAACATTGAGaatgtaaataaaagatcACAAAGGATGAAACATTCAAATAAAAGTGCAATATTCTTAACAAAGTTAAGGCAAGATAAAGATTTATGGGTTTTAGCCATTCAATATGAATTAGATagattaaataattaa
- the DMC1 gene encoding recombinase DMC1 (similar to Saccharomyces cerevisiae DMC1 (YER179W); ancestral locus Anc_8.249): MSTTTELTETQSSIINIDELQNYGINVSDIQKLKLGGIYTVNTLLSVTRRNLCKLKGLSEIKVEKIKEAAGKIIQVGFIPATIQLNIRKKVYSLSTGSKQLDNILGGGIMTMSITEVFGEFRCGKTQMSHTLCVTTQLPRELGGAEGKVAYIDTEGTFRPERIKQIAEKYGLDPESCLDNVSYARALNSEHQMELVEKLGEELSTGEYKLIVVDSIMANFRVDYCGRGELNERQQKLNQHLFKLNRLAEEFNCAVFMTNQVQSDPGASSLFASADGRKPVGGHVLAHASATRILLRKGRGEERVAKLQDSPDMPERECVYIISESGITDSTE; encoded by the coding sequence ATGTCGACAACTACAGAACTCACTGAAACACAGTCTTcgataataaatattgatgaGTTACAGAATTATGGTATTAATGTTTCTGATATACAAAAACTTAAATTAGGTGGTATTTACACAGTTAATACTTTACTTTCAGTTACAAGAAGGAACCTTTGTAAGCTTAAAGGCTTAAGTGAAATTAAAGTGGAGAAGATTAAAGAGGCTGCTGGGAAAATAATCCAAGTTGGATTTATTCCAGCAACTATCCAGTtaaatattagaaaaaagGTGTATAGTCTATCCACTGGATCAAAGCAACTGGATAACATACTAGGTGGTGGCATTATGACCATGAGCATTACGGAAGTATTTGGTGAATTTCGTTGCGGCAAAACTCAAATGTCACATACTCTATGTGTAACTACACAATTACCTAGAGAATTAGGTGGTGCTGAAGGGAAAGTTGCCTACATTGATACAGAAGGAACATTTAGACCTGAGAGAATTAAACAAATTGCTGAGAAATATGGCCTCGATCCTGAAAGTTGTCTTGATAATGTATCGTATGCCAGAGCATTAAATAGTGAGCATCAAATGGAATTGGTTGAAAAATTAGGGGAAGAGTTAAGTACTGGTGAATACAAATTAATAGTTGTTGATTCCATTATGGCAAATTTTAGAGTAGATTACTGTGGAAGAGGTGAACTTAATGAAAGGCAGCAGAAGTTGAATCAGCATCTGTTCAAATTGAATAGATTGGCCGAAGAATTTAATTGTGCTGTTTTTATGACAAACCAAGTTCAATCTGACCCTGGCGCAAGTTCATTATTTGCATCTGCAGATGGTAGGAAACCGGTTGGGGGACATGTTTTAGCTCATGCTTCCGCTACTAGAATCTTATTGAGAAAGGGTAGAGGTGAAGAACGAGTTGCAAAACTCCAAGATTCACCAGACATGCCAGAAAGAGAATGTGTCTATATAATTTCTGAAAGTGGTATTACCGATTCGACAGAATGA
- the TPHA0A01910 gene encoding glutaredoxin family protein (similar to Saccharomyces cerevisiae GRX3 (YDR098C) and GRX4 (YER174C); ancestral locus Anc_8.240) — protein sequence MTSNILEITDEEQFIEVTTNCRDNKIISLYFYSNEAKACQSMSTVYCALGEDPRFGNYLFLSIDANKLTSIAKNFEIESVPFFVFVKNDEMIYELSTTSPKEFVDFLPKLELELKVVMESMPERENYDELIDESDEETEEELNERLKMLTNAAPVMVFLKGTPSDPKCGFSRQIIGILRENNLRFGYFDILKDKSVRDGLKAFSDWPTFPQLYINGEFQGGLDIIKENVEKDPGYFIKSTK from the coding sequence ATGACTTCAAATATCCTTGAAATAACAGATGAAGAACAATTCATAGAAGTAACGACAAATTGTAGAGATAATAAGATAATATCTCTATATTTCTATAGTAATGAGGCAAAGGCTTGCCAAAGTATGTCAACGGTTTATTGTGCACTCGGTGAAGACCCAAGATTTGGtaactatttatttttatcaattgatgCCAATAAATTGACTTCAATTGCTAAAAATTTCGAGATTGAATCAGTACCTTTTTTCGTGTTTgtgaaaaatgatgaaatgATATATGAATTGTCTACCACATCTCCAAAAGAATTCGTTGATTTTCTTCCAAAATTAGAACTGGAGCTAAAAGTAGTCATGGAAAGTATGCcagaaagagaaaattaTGACGAACTAATTGATGAGAGTGATGAAGAGACcgaagaagaattaaacgaaagattaaaaatgttGACAAACGCAGCACCTGTAATGGTGTTTTTAAAAGGTACACCATCAGATCCTAAATGTGGATTTTCGAGACAAATAATTGGGATATTGAGAGAAAATAACTTAAGATTTggatattttgatattctAAAAGATAAATCAGTAAGAGATGGATTGAAAGCATTTTCAGATTGGCCAACGTTTCCACaactatatataaatgGTGAATTTCAAGGTGGTTTAgatattataaaagaaaatgttgAAAAAGATCCTGGATATTTCATAAAATCTACTAAGTAA
- the PDA1 gene encoding pyruvate dehydrogenase (acetyl-transferring) subunit E1 alpha (similar to Saccharomyces cerevisiae PDA1 (YER178W); ancestral locus Anc_8.246), whose protein sequence is MLSASLRKQLKFNAFQNGRSVIRSMATTKNATKDSETVKITLPETSFEGYMLDIPELGFETSKQSLLQMYKDMVIIRRMEMACDALYKAKKIRGFCHLSTGQEAIAVGIENAITKKDSVITSYRCHGFTYMRGGSVKSVLAELMGRRAGVSYGKGGSMHLYAEGFYGGNGIVGAQVPLGAGLGFAHQYKNEDACSFTLYGDGASNQGQIFESYNMAKLFNLPVIFACENNKYGMGTAASRSSALTEYYKRGQYIPGLKVNGMDILATYQASKFARDWCVSGKGPLVLEYETYRYGGHSMSDPGTTYRTREEIQHMRSKSDPIAGLKHHLLELSIATEDEIKAYDKAARKYVEEQVALADAAPPPDAKLSILFEDVYVKGTEVPTLRGRIPTDTWDFQKNDFANRT, encoded by the coding sequence ATGTTATCTGCTTCTTTGagaaaacaattgaagTTCAACGCTTTCCAAAATGGGAGATCTGTTATCAGATCTATGGCTACTACCAAGAATGCCACAAAGGATTCAGAAACTGTTAAAATCACTTTACCAGAAACTTCATTCGAGGGCTACATGCTAGATATTCCTGAATTAGGATTTGAAACAAGTAAACAATCTCTTTTACAGATGTATAAAGATATGGtcattattagaagaatGGAAATGGCTTGTGATGCTTTATATAAAgctaaaaaaattagagGGTTTTGTCATCTATCGACAGGTCAAGAGGCTATTGCTGTTGGTATTGAAAATGCTATCACTAAGAAAGACTCAGTCATCACTTCTTACAGATGTCACGGTTTCACTTACATGAGGGGTGGTTCAGTTAAAAGTGTTTTGGCTGAATTAATGGGTAGAAGAGCAGGTGTCTCTTATGGTAAAGGTGGTTCAATGCATCTTTACGCGGAAGGTTTCTACGGTGGTAATGGTATTGTCGGTGCTCAAGTTCCATTAGGTGCAGGTCTCGGTTTTGCTCATCAATATAAAAACGAAGATGCTTGTTCATTTACCTTGTACGGTGACGGTGCTTCAAATCAAGgtcaaatttttgaatcttATAACATGGCTAAATTGTTTAACCTACCAGTTATCTTCGCTTgtgaaaacaataaatacGGTATGGGTACTGCCGCTTCCAGATCGTCGGCCCTTACAGAATACTATAAGCGTGGTCAATATATCCCAGGCTTGAAAGTCAACGGCATGGATATTTTAGCTACTTATCAAGCATCTAAGTTTGCAAGAGATTGGTGTGTCAGCGGTAAAGGTCCATTGGTATTAGAATACGAAACATACAGATATGGTGGTCATTCCATGTCTGACCCAGGTACCACATACAGAACCAGAGAAGAAATTCAACACATGAGATCGAAGAGTGATCCAATTGCAGGTTTAAAGCATCACTTACTAGAATTATCAATTGCTACTGAAGATGAAATCAAGGCTTATGACAAGGCTGCAAGAAAATACGTAGAAGAACAAGTCGCTTTAGCTGATGCTGCTCCACCTCCAGATGCTAAACTATCCATCTTATTCGAAGATGTTTATGTCAAGGGTACCGAAGTACCAACTCTAAGAGGTAGAATCCCAACCGATACTTGGGATTTCCAAAAGAATGATTTTGCCAATAGAACTTAA